In a single window of the Scyliorhinus canicula chromosome 1, sScyCan1.1, whole genome shotgun sequence genome:
- the rflna gene encoding refilin-A, which yields MHPVFFGESIEVNCESTQEIRWNSLVNYNSDKHYRACVDYQTMPTVTSYSETVTIIPNCTWRNYKSQLRFEPRQKPVRFASTTIIFPKHVKNIYRTTLNYNAASRQQHFISSIQLQTVDRANPCLIYMEDL from the exons ATGCACCCTGTGTTCTTTGGTGAAAGCATTGAAGTCAACTGTGAATCCACACAGGAAATACG GTGGAACTCGCTCGTGAATTATAACTCCGACAAACACTATCGGGCTTGTGTCGATTACCAAACAATGCCAACAGTTACCTCGTACAGCGAGACAGTGACCATCATACCCAACTGCACGTGGAGAAATTATAAATCACAACTCCGATTTGAGCCAAGGCAGAAACCTGTCCGCTTTGCGAGCACGACCATCATCTTCCCCAAACATGTAAAGAACATTTACAGAACTACGCTGAACTACAATGCGGCCAGCCGTCAGCAACACTTCATCTCCAGTATCCAGCTACAGACTGTGGACAGAGCCAATCCTTGCCTCATCTACATGGAGGATCTGTGA